In Paramisgurnus dabryanus chromosome 14, PD_genome_1.1, whole genome shotgun sequence, one genomic interval encodes:
- the rpn1 gene encoding dolichyl-diphosphooligosaccharide--protein glycosyltransferase subunit 1, translating to MWSTGAVSFVLISCFVCTSFCADGLVNEEVKRAVDLSTHLAKISAEIQLANHGHASVNSFTLGLEPELAPHIAFVGVSVKGEEEEDEALELKETTIHGHSGKFFEARLPSPLAAGGKLRVKVETVFSHVLKPFPTHITQAERQLVVFEGNHYLYSPYPTRSQTTRVRLASKTVESYTKLGNPTKNDEVIEYGPFKDVAPFSQDVMKIHYENNTPFLTISSITRTIEVSHWGNIAVEETVDLRHTGAFLKGPFSRYDYQRQSDSGISSVKSFKTILPASAQDVYYRDEIGNISTSHLQVLEDSVEVEIRPRFPLFGGWKTHYMIGYNLPSYEYLYNLGDQYALKMRLVDHVYDDQVIDHLTVKLILPEGARHINMDTPYSISRNPDELHYTYLDTFGRPVLVATKNNLVEQHIQDVVVHYNFNKILMLQEPLLVVGAFYILFFTVIIYVRLDFSITKDPAAEVRMKVASITEQVLTLVNKRLGLYRHMDEVVNRYKQSRDSGALNSGRKTLEADHRTLTNDITALQAKLKAEGSDLSEKVGEIQKLDGQLKELVCRSCQEAERLVAGKVKKDAYIDSDKTLSSKRHDLVSRIDSLLDAL from the exons ATGTGGAGCACCGGAGCGGTGAGTTTTGTACTAATATCGTGCTTTGTCTGCACATCGTTTTGCGCGGACGGGCTGGTGAATGAGGAGGTGAAGCGCGCGGTGGATCTGAGCACTCATCTCGCGAAGATCTCCGCGGAGATTCAGCTCGCGAATCACGGACACGCGAGCGTGAACAGCTTCACACTCGGGCTGGAGCCCGAGCTCGCACCGCACATCGCCTTTGTCGGTGTTTCT GTAAAaggagaggaagaggaggatgaAGCACTGGAGCTGAAAGAAACCACCATACATGGACACAG TGGTAAATTTTTTGAGGCGCGGTTGCCGTCTCCTTTGGCGGCTGGAGGCAAGCTGCGGGTGAAGGTCGAGACCGTGTTCAGTCACGTGCTGAAACCTTTTCCCACCCATATTACTCAGGCTGAGCGCCAGTTGGTGGTCTTTGAGGGAAACCACTACCTGTACTCACCCTATCCCACTCGCTCTCAGACCACCCGTGTCCGCTTGGCCTCCAAAACGGTTGAGAGCTACACTAAGTTAGGCAACCCCACCAAAAATGATGAAGTAATTGAATACGGACCATTCAAAGATGTTGCACCTTTCAGCCAG GATGTAATGAAGATCCACTATGAGAACAACACACCCTTCCTCACCATCAGCAGTATCACCCGCACCATCGAGGTCTCTCACTGGGGAAACATTGCCGTGGAGGAAACCGTCGACCTAAGACACACTGGTGCTTTTCTGAAGGGTCCCTTCTCCCGTTACGACTACCAGAGACAGTCCGATAGCGGCATTTCCTCAGTCAAATCTTTCAAG ACCATTCTCCCAGCTTCTGCCCAGGATGTCTACTATCGTGATGAGATCGGGAACATCTCCACTTCCCACCTGCAAGTTCTTGAGGATTCAGTGGAGGTTGAAATTCGCCCCCGTTTCCCTCTGTTTGGTGGCTGGAAAACGCATTACATGATTGGTTACAATCTTCCTAGCTACGAGTACCTTTATAACCTTG GTGACCAGTATGCTTTGAAGATGCGTCTGGTTGATCACGTCTACGATGATCAAGTTATTGATCACCTAACTGTAAAGCTCATCCTTCCAGAAGGAGCCAG ACACATCAATATGGACACTCCCTATTCAATAAGCCGTAATCCAGATGAGCTCCATTACACTTACCTGGACACCTTTGGCAGACCTGTGCTGGTGGCCACCAAAAACAATCTTGTGGAGCAGCACATTCAGGATGTTGTG GTTCACTACAACTTCAATAAGATCCTTATGCTACAAGAGCCATTATTGGTAGTGGGGGCTTTCTACATCCTGTTCTTCACTGTCATCATCTATGTGCGCCTCGACTTCTCCATCACCAAG GATCCAGCAGCAGAGGTTCGCATGAAAGTGGCTTCTATCACCGAGCAGGTCTTAACTTTGGTGAACAAGCGTTTGGGTCTGTACCGCCATATGGACGAAGTTGTCAATCGTTACAAGCAATCGCGCGATTCTGGTGCTCTGAACAGTGGCCGGAAGACCCTAGAGGCGGATCACCGCACCCTCACCAATGACATCACAGCGTTGCAGGCCAAACTCAAAGCAGAGGGCTCTGATCTGTCTGAAAAG GTGGGAGAGATACAGAAACTAGACGGCCAGCTGAAGGAACTGGTGTGCCGTTCCTGCCAGGAGGCTGAGAGGCTGGTGGCCGGCAAGGTGAAGAAAGACGCCTACATTGACTCGGATAAAACCTTGTCAAGCAAGAGGCACGATCTGGTCAGCCGCATCGACAGCCTGCTGGACGCCTTGTAA
- the LOC135719450 gene encoding peroxisomal membrane protein 11C-like, with protein MQNSVESLVNMLESYRGRDKVIRTLCYGSQLVGGVLASKNTPSSLGKSLLLFSAQLSQCRTTLRLFDDLSMLAYSTSYRLGAPEEDSLVWWMSVLTIVADQLYYSCVHVAWAAGAERIKTKSDKWWVLIFN; from the exons ATGCAGAACTCAGTCGAGTCTCTCGTAAATATGCTGGAGTCCTACAGGGGGAGAGATAAAGTG ATCAGGACTCTTTGCTATGGATCTCAACTAGTTGGTGGAGTTCTAGCAAGCAAGAACACTCCGTCTTCATTGGGCAAAAGTCTCTTGCTGTTCTCTGCTCAGTTGAGTCAATGCAGAACCACACTGAGACTCTTTGATGATCTGTCCATGTTGGCATACTCCACAAGCTATAGGTTAGGAGCCCCG GAGGAGGACTCTTTGGTGTGGTGGATGAGTGTATTGACAATTGTAGCCGATCAGCTGTATTACTCTTGTGTGCATGTAGCCTGGGCAGCAGGTGCAGAGCGCATCAAAACCAAATCTGACAAGTGGTGGGTGCTAATCTTTAATTAA
- the LOC135719362 gene encoding uncharacterized protein: MNHFRKSARPFSDGPPLICQGVRIFPILRQPAEKDGKLMGPPPVPNVEPDQKLPSLTTVNRGRGVPKAQFDRMRAPPTGPPSVTGLDASKVSLQLLDCFPPSNNIRRKLEKKLTSHTTRVIRGEKIEYVPILTRVPPAGSSLIGASKVSLPLLDCFPPPKNITRKPEQKLTSNTRVPRGEKIQFEPFLTRVPPAGSSLIGAPKMSLPLLGKFTPFRPLQPRPPMSMKRTFSTEHSGKHLDLLVKNSTGLPRLNPKWRI; this comes from the exons ATGAATCACTTTCGGAAGTCTGCTAGACCATTTTCGGATGGTCCGCCGCTCATTTGTCAGGGGGTGAGGATTTTCCCCATTCTCAGACAACCAG CTGAGAAAGATGGCAAATTGATGGGTCCTCCTCCTGTCCCAAATGTGGAGCCCGACCAAAAG TTGCCATCTCTCACGACGGTCAACAGGGGTCGCGGTGTCCCAAAGGCTCAATTTGACCGCATGCGTGCGCCTCCAACCGGGCCTCCTTCAGTAACCGGTCTGGATGCATCCAAGG TGTCTCTTCAACTCTTGGATTGCTTCCCACCGTCCAACAATATAAGAAGGAAGCTTGAGAAAAAG TTGACATCACACACCACAAGGGTCATCAGAGGGGAAAAGATTGAATATGTACCTATTCTTACCCGTGTGCCCCCTGCTGGATCTTCACTTATAGGTGCCTCTAAAG TGTCTCTTCCACTCTTGGATTGCTTTCCACcacccaaaaatataacaaGAAAGCCTGAGCAAAAG TTGACATCAAACACGAGGGTCCCCAGAGGGGAAAAGATTCAATTTGAACCTTTTCTTACCCGTGTGCCCCCTGCTGGATCTTCACTTATAGGTGCCCCTAAAA TGTCTCTTCCACTTCTGGGAAAGTTCACGCCCTTCAGACCTTTGCAACCTCGTCCACCCATGTCAATGAAGAGGACTTTCAGTACTGAA CATTCAGGCAAACACCTCGATCTCCTGGTAAAGAACAGCACTGGACTCCCCAGACTGAACCCAAAATGGAGGATCtga